In the Xiamenia xianingshaonis genome, one interval contains:
- the rd gene encoding rubredoxin → MDKYICDVCGYVYDPAVGDPDGGIEPGTAFEDIPEDWVCPLCGVTKDDFSLYAE, encoded by the coding sequence ATGGACAAGTATATTTGCGATGTTTGCGGCTATGTCTACGACCCGGCTGTCGGCGATCCCGACGGCGGCATCGAGCCGGGCACGGCCTTCGAGGACATTCCCGAGGATTGGGTGTGCCCGCTGTGCGGCGTCACGAAGGATGATTTCTCGCTGTACGCCGAATAG
- a CDS encoding MFS transporter, whose protein sequence is MSAVDPGVYKAILRVRQAYAFDIGGMLMRFYGYMTNIGVVTMLTLAGYSFFVAGFVSSAIALAMFFVSPRISKRVDAKGQRRIVPVAALVTLSGLAVMLVTVATHGPEWVLFVAAVLMGFLPNPQALVRARWTYLIRTGKLGEQAPELRTMFSYEGVLDDIGFMFSPAISIALASAIAPVAGLLAGGVGLAAGVALLTLSRSTEPQPGWKALDEEDRERAWAANLEGESAGVSDESALAPHQKSIIRTSPMVRVLFVLLMLVGAFFGVFDTSTVALAEQFGDPNIASVILMATAFISMVMGFAFGMVKLRMPLWKQLVACGLCIGTAYGTMALIDSVPSLYAISVLGSFFYAPFLIVINSACEASVPGERLTEAITWINAGATCGMAFGPSVGGLLIDAVGATAGFDCGAVFAVLIPVVVLLFLRVIKRNVRG, encoded by the coding sequence GTGTCCGCAGTCGACCCCGGGGTATACAAGGCCATTTTGCGCGTGCGGCAAGCCTATGCCTTCGACATCGGCGGCATGCTCATGCGCTTTTACGGCTACATGACGAACATCGGCGTGGTCACCATGCTGACGCTGGCAGGCTACTCGTTTTTCGTGGCAGGCTTCGTGTCGTCGGCCATTGCGTTGGCGATGTTCTTCGTGTCGCCGCGCATTTCGAAGCGGGTTGACGCGAAGGGGCAGCGCCGCATCGTTCCGGTTGCAGCCCTGGTCACGCTGAGCGGGTTGGCCGTCATGCTGGTGACGGTGGCGACGCACGGGCCGGAATGGGTGCTGTTCGTCGCGGCGGTGCTCATGGGCTTTCTGCCGAATCCCCAAGCGCTTGTGCGGGCCCGCTGGACATACCTCATTCGCACGGGCAAGCTGGGGGAGCAAGCCCCAGAGCTGCGGACGATGTTCTCCTACGAGGGCGTTCTGGACGACATCGGCTTTATGTTCAGCCCGGCCATCTCCATCGCGCTCGCTTCGGCCATCGCGCCTGTTGCCGGTCTTCTGGCGGGCGGCGTTGGCTTGGCTGCAGGCGTGGCGCTGCTGACCTTGTCGCGCAGCACCGAGCCGCAGCCGGGATGGAAGGCGCTTGACGAGGAAGATCGCGAACGCGCCTGGGCTGCCAACCTCGAGGGTGAATCGGCCGGCGTTTCCGACGAATCGGCCCTGGCCCCGCACCAGAAGAGCATCATTCGCACTTCGCCGATGGTGCGCGTGCTGTTCGTCTTGCTCATGCTGGTCGGTGCGTTCTTCGGCGTCTTCGACACGTCCACGGTGGCGCTGGCCGAGCAGTTCGGCGACCCGAACATCGCCAGCGTCATCCTCATGGCCACGGCGTTCATTTCGATGGTCATGGGGTTCGCGTTCGGCATGGTGAAGCTGCGCATGCCGCTGTGGAAGCAGCTGGTGGCGTGCGGCCTGTGCATCGGCACAGCGTACGGCACCATGGCTCTCATCGATTCGGTGCCCAGCTTGTATGCGATATCGGTGTTGGGGTCGTTTTTCTACGCTCCTTTCCTTATCGTGATCAACAGCGCATGTGAGGCGTCGGTGCCAGGCGAGCGCCTGACCGAGGCTATTACCTGGATCAACGCAGGAGCCACGTGCGGCATGGCGTTCGGCCCGTCGGTGGGCGGCCTGCTCATCGACGCGGTGGGCGCCACGGCCGGCTTCGATTGTGGTGCCGTGTTCGCCGTGCTCATTCCCGTGGTGGTGCTGCTGTTTCTGCGCGTCATCAAGAGGAACGTGCGCGGGTAG
- a CDS encoding L,D-transpeptidase family protein, with translation MYEKPLHAKHLPTTAVLLLIGATLAGCLVLSPTPAFAADDTGTPPSDQVIDAPNDGTDAPALPPASEPDQPGATSAPDGSNDADTPNDPADPNDPGADKPDPFPAQGWTTDESGRRFYYDGKSADPLTGWLSLDGKNYYLRPDQGGAVATGLFRVGGVQYIADSLGVRCQERWVSVDGKQYWCNKQGRPVTGWFKQKGASCYLDPANNGAKTFGWKKLGKSWYYFNPRNGVLQTGWIKDGKIWYYADNSGVMKTGWQKVGKKWYHLKKNGAMSTGWLKDRGTWYHLKSSGAMSTGWVKDGKTWYYLDKKSGAMKTGWQKVGKKWYHLKKNGAMSTGWVKDGKTWYLLDEKSGAMLTGTNWVNGKAYHLDSSGAWSDDHGMTNKAQKYSSPTKYMILIDCYHNEFGVYQGSKGNWKRIRFWPCSTGAYSTPTVKGVYHAGIKGLGFGNGFTCWYYTQILGDYLIHSGEYVQGSMTQILDNRMGVNISHGCVRLTLPRAKWVYNTIPSGSTIVTY, from the coding sequence ATGTACGAGAAACCCCTTCATGCCAAACACCTCCCAACAACCGCCGTCCTGCTTCTGATCGGCGCGACGCTGGCAGGCTGCCTTGTGCTGTCCCCAACGCCGGCCTTTGCCGCCGACGATACTGGAACGCCGCCATCCGACCAGGTCATTGACGCTCCCAATGACGGCACCGACGCGCCGGCCCTTCCGCCCGCCAGCGAGCCCGACCAGCCAGGCGCCACCAGCGCCCCCGACGGCTCGAACGATGCGGATACGCCCAACGATCCCGCCGATCCAAACGACCCCGGCGCGGACAAGCCCGATCCCTTCCCCGCCCAAGGCTGGACCACCGACGAATCCGGACGGCGCTTCTATTACGACGGAAAAAGCGCAGACCCGCTGACCGGCTGGCTTTCCCTTGACGGAAAGAACTACTACCTGCGGCCTGACCAGGGCGGAGCCGTTGCGACCGGATTGTTCCGCGTTGGCGGCGTACAGTACATCGCAGACTCGCTCGGCGTTCGCTGCCAAGAACGCTGGGTCTCCGTCGACGGCAAGCAATACTGGTGCAACAAGCAGGGCCGTCCTGTAACCGGATGGTTCAAGCAGAAAGGCGCCTCCTGCTACCTCGATCCTGCGAACAATGGAGCGAAGACGTTCGGATGGAAGAAGCTCGGCAAAAGCTGGTACTACTTCAATCCGAGAAACGGCGTCCTTCAGACCGGCTGGATCAAAGACGGCAAAATCTGGTATTACGCCGACAACAGCGGCGTCATGAAAACCGGTTGGCAGAAAGTCGGAAAGAAGTGGTACCACCTGAAGAAGAACGGAGCCATGAGCACGGGCTGGCTGAAGGACAGAGGCACGTGGTACCACCTGAAAAGCAGCGGAGCCATGAGCACGGGCTGGGTCAAAGACGGCAAGACCTGGTATTACCTCGACAAAAAGAGCGGTGCCATGAAGACCGGTTGGCAGAAGGTCGGAAAGAAGTGGTATCACCTGAAAAAGAACGGGGCCATGAGCACGGGCTGGGTCAAAGACGGCAAGACGTGGTATCTGCTTGACGAGAAGAGCGGTGCCATGCTCACAGGCACCAACTGGGTAAACGGCAAGGCCTATCACCTCGACAGCTCGGGCGCTTGGAGCGACGACCATGGCATGACCAACAAGGCCCAGAAGTATTCCAGCCCAACCAAATATATGATCCTCATCGACTGCTACCACAACGAATTCGGCGTATACCAAGGCTCGAAGGGAAATTGGAAACGCATCCGCTTCTGGCCGTGCTCTACCGGCGCCTACAGCACGCCCACCGTGAAAGGCGTGTACCATGCCGGAATCAAGGGCCTTGGCTTCGGCAACGGTTTTACCTGCTGGTACTACACGCAGATTCTCGGCGATTACCTGATTCATTCTGGCGAATACGTCCAAGGATCCATGACGCAGATCCTCGACAACCGCATGGGCGTGAACATTTCTCATGGCTGCGTGCGGCTGACGCTTCCTCGCGCGAAATGGGTGTACAACACTATTCCAAGCGGATCGACTATCGTGACGTACTAA
- a CDS encoding sodium-dependent transporter, with protein MLTALAMLFCRLGGAIMDDKASASSRGAAVRSASNATTAEREHFGSRLGFILISAGCAIGLGNVWRFPYIVGKYGGAAFVLLIVFFLVVFALPVLVMEFSTGRASQKGIARSYDVLEPAGTHWHRFKWVALGGNYLLMMFYTVITGWMIAFMVRSAAGTFNGLDAAGVGAVYQGLVENPWESCMYMVLTVVIGMTVARAGLQKGIERVTKVMMGALFVVLSVLCVRAVLLPGAAEGLAFYLQPDFGKLFAGGWSTFFEAVFAAMGQAFFMVSVGIGSMSIFGSYIGKERRLTGEAVVVAGLDTVVAIMAGLIIFPACFAFGVQPDSGPGLVFITLPSVFGHMPASQLWGALFFLFMSFAALSTIIAVFENIVGFSMDEWGLSRSRACMVNGILLAALSLPCVLGNSVWSGFEVPGIGNIQAIEDFLVSNAVLPIGCMLVVLFCTRKTGWGWKAFLDEADTGSGLRFPRYARGYMTYVLPVLIAVVLVVGCVPIVRAWLGMG; from the coding sequence ATGCTGACGGCTTTGGCGATGCTGTTCTGCAGGTTAGGAGGTGCCATTATGGACGACAAGGCGTCCGCTTCTTCTCGGGGTGCAGCGGTGCGTTCTGCAAGCAATGCGACAACTGCCGAACGTGAGCATTTTGGATCGCGGCTCGGCTTCATCCTGATCAGCGCCGGCTGCGCCATCGGCCTGGGCAACGTGTGGCGCTTCCCCTACATCGTCGGCAAGTATGGCGGGGCTGCTTTCGTGCTGCTCATCGTGTTCTTTCTTGTGGTGTTCGCTCTGCCGGTCCTTGTCATGGAATTCTCCACCGGCCGTGCCAGCCAGAAAGGCATCGCTCGCAGCTATGACGTGCTGGAGCCCGCTGGCACTCATTGGCACCGGTTCAAATGGGTTGCGCTGGGCGGCAACTATCTGCTCATGATGTTTTACACCGTCATTACCGGATGGATGATCGCGTTCATGGTGCGCAGCGCCGCAGGAACGTTCAACGGGCTTGATGCGGCCGGCGTGGGCGCCGTGTACCAAGGGCTTGTCGAAAACCCGTGGGAGTCGTGCATGTACATGGTTCTCACCGTGGTCATCGGCATGACGGTGGCTCGTGCGGGGCTGCAGAAAGGTATCGAGCGGGTCACGAAAGTCATGATGGGCGCCTTGTTCGTGGTGTTGAGCGTGCTGTGCGTCCGCGCCGTCTTGCTGCCGGGCGCCGCAGAGGGCTTGGCGTTTTACCTGCAGCCCGACTTTGGCAAGCTGTTTGCTGGCGGGTGGAGCACGTTTTTCGAAGCCGTGTTCGCGGCGATGGGCCAGGCGTTTTTCATGGTGTCGGTCGGCATCGGGTCGATGTCTATCTTCGGAAGCTACATTGGCAAGGAGCGCCGCCTTACCGGCGAAGCGGTTGTCGTCGCCGGGCTTGACACGGTGGTCGCCATCATGGCGGGGCTCATCATTTTTCCGGCGTGCTTTGCGTTCGGTGTGCAGCCCGACAGCGGGCCGGGACTCGTGTTCATCACGCTGCCGAGCGTGTTTGGGCACATGCCGGCATCGCAGCTGTGGGGTGCGCTGTTCTTCCTGTTCATGAGCTTTGCCGCGCTCTCCACCATCATTGCGGTTTTTGAAAACATCGTCGGCTTTTCCATGGACGAATGGGGACTGTCGCGCAGTCGCGCCTGCATGGTGAACGGCATTCTGCTTGCGGCGCTGTCGCTGCCGTGCGTGCTTGGGAACAGCGTGTGGTCGGGGTTTGAAGTTCCGGGCATTGGAAACATCCAGGCCATTGAGGACTTTCTTGTCTCTAATGCCGTGCTGCCCATTGGCTGCATGCTGGTGGTGCTGTTTTGCACGCGCAAGACCGGTTGGGGTTGGAAGGCGTTTCTGGACGAGGCGGACACGGGAAGCGGGCTGCGGTTTCCGCGTTATGCGCGCGGGTATATGACGTACGTGCTGCCGGTGCTTATTGCGGTGGTGCTCGTGGTTGGCTGCGTGCCGATTGTGCGGGCGTGGCTTGGCATGGGCTGA
- a CDS encoding transglutaminase-like domain-containing protein has translation MQALAQQQKRPWGRAVKRSAFRLCLMLSAAVLALSLAGCGGSSESAPSDGAAQGALGATSNAGSEGAGSATNASESDDPLGGETSGPAYSAPDAVEEPTVAEAPKDEPQCAIDASCASKGYVSAAAVNSARLKLQVSSGDMSYNYDLPSDGTPIMAPLNMGNGDYEIRIMQNTQGNNYVEIAAESVSVALDSEFEPYLRPNQFCNYRNDSQAVAKARELAAGAANQGDVVRAVYSYIVQNVEYDTQKAKELADATGYVPNPGETLATEKGICFDYASLAAAMLRSLGIPCQIVTGYVSPDNIYHAWNMVYIDGSWSCLGYNIGPNAWTRMDLTFAASDGGTSEIGDGTNYTDRYVY, from the coding sequence GTGCAAGCCCTCGCCCAGCAACAGAAGCGCCCCTGGGGCCGAGCCGTCAAACGCTCGGCTTTTCGGCTTTGCCTGATGCTGTCGGCGGCCGTGCTTGCCCTTTCGCTTGCAGGCTGCGGCGGTTCAAGCGAAAGCGCGCCCTCCGACGGAGCGGCGCAAGGAGCTCTCGGCGCAACGTCCAACGCAGGAAGCGAAGGCGCCGGCAGCGCGACGAACGCGTCCGAATCCGACGACCCCCTCGGAGGAGAGACGAGCGGCCCTGCCTACTCCGCTCCCGACGCCGTCGAAGAGCCGACCGTCGCCGAAGCCCCCAAAGACGAGCCTCAGTGTGCCATCGATGCAAGCTGTGCGTCCAAGGGCTACGTCAGCGCCGCCGCCGTTAACAGCGCACGCCTGAAACTGCAGGTCAGCAGCGGTGACATGAGCTACAACTACGACCTCCCGAGCGATGGCACGCCCATCATGGCGCCCCTCAACATGGGCAACGGAGACTACGAGATCCGCATCATGCAGAACACCCAGGGCAACAACTATGTCGAAATCGCCGCCGAATCCGTTTCCGTCGCGCTCGATTCTGAATTCGAGCCGTACCTGCGCCCCAACCAGTTCTGCAACTACCGCAACGACAGCCAAGCCGTCGCAAAGGCCCGCGAACTGGCCGCCGGCGCCGCCAACCAGGGCGACGTCGTGCGCGCCGTGTATTCCTACATCGTCCAAAACGTCGAATACGACACCCAAAAAGCCAAAGAACTCGCCGACGCCACGGGATACGTCCCCAATCCCGGCGAAACGCTCGCCACCGAGAAAGGCATCTGCTTCGACTATGCGTCCCTGGCCGCCGCCATGCTGCGCAGCCTGGGCATCCCCTGCCAGATCGTCACGGGCTACGTCAGCCCAGACAACATCTACCACGCGTGGAACATGGTCTACATCGACGGCAGCTGGTCGTGCCTCGGCTACAACATCGGCCCCAACGCCTGGACGCGCATGGACCTCACCTTCGCCGCATCCGACGGCGGCACAAGCGAAATCGGCGACGGCACGAACTACACCGACCGTTACGTGTATTAG
- a CDS encoding YhbY family RNA-binding protein: protein MALNGKQIRQLRSMANTLKANLIIGKAGVTDGTAKQVDDDLEAHELVKCSVLDGCPVSAKDAAYELAQRVEADVVQVIGRKFVLYRETSREDVEKIELV from the coding sequence ATGGCTTTGAACGGCAAGCAGATTCGCCAGCTGCGCAGCATGGCGAACACTCTGAAAGCGAACCTTATTATTGGAAAGGCCGGCGTCACCGATGGCACGGCCAAGCAGGTCGATGACGACCTTGAAGCCCATGAGCTGGTGAAATGCTCGGTGCTGGACGGATGCCCCGTGTCCGCGAAGGATGCGGCGTATGAATTGGCACAACGGGTGGAAGCCGATGTGGTGCAGGTGATCGGTCGCAAGTTCGTGCTGTATCGCGAAACCAGCCGAGAAGACGTGGAGAAGATCGAGCTCGTGTAG
- a CDS encoding sodium-dependent transporter translates to MAETKRAAQTAQTESGVTAGSTEAGSASVAERERFGSRLGFILISAGCAIGLGNVWRFPYIVGEYGGVAFVVLYLVFLVVLGLPVMVMEFAVGRASQRSSALAFDQLQPSGKWHWFSWWGYLGCLVLMMFYTTVGGWMLAFVVKMGTGQFTGLSSAEVGGVFSAMLANPTEMVGWMLAAILLGFLVCSMGLQKGVERITKVMMVCLLAIMLVLVVRAVTLPGGVEGLAFYLIPDFGKLFAGTTSAEQWATFGDAVFAAMGQAFFTLSLGISAMEIFGSYIGKERSLTGEAVRICGLDTAVAIVAGLIIFPACFAFAVEPDSGPGLVFITLPSVFSQMPLGQLWGSLFFVFMSFAAMSTIIGVFENLISWSIDKWGWSRKQAVVRTAVLVTVLSLPCALGFNVLSGVSVPGIGDIQSIEDFVVSNNLLPLGSLLYVVFCTTRGGWGWKNFLAEADEGVGMKFPAWARGWVKFGVPTLIAVIFVMGWIPLIGTWVGA, encoded by the coding sequence ATGGCAGAAACAAAAAGGGCTGCGCAAACAGCGCAAACGGAATCCGGCGTGACGGCTGGATCGACGGAAGCGGGGTCGGCGAGCGTTGCCGAACGCGAACGCTTTGGGTCGCGGCTCGGCTTCATCCTGATCAGCGCCGGCTGCGCCATCGGTCTGGGCAACGTGTGGCGCTTTCCCTACATTGTCGGCGAATACGGCGGCGTGGCGTTCGTCGTGCTGTACCTGGTGTTTCTGGTTGTTCTCGGCCTGCCTGTCATGGTGATGGAATTTGCTGTCGGTCGCGCCAGCCAGCGCTCGTCGGCGCTTGCGTTCGATCAGCTGCAGCCTTCCGGCAAGTGGCACTGGTTTTCGTGGTGGGGCTACCTGGGTTGTCTGGTGCTCATGATGTTCTACACGACGGTGGGCGGCTGGATGCTCGCCTTCGTCGTGAAAATGGGAACGGGCCAGTTCACAGGCTTGTCAAGCGCGGAAGTCGGCGGCGTTTTCTCGGCGATGCTTGCCAACCCCACAGAAATGGTCGGCTGGATGCTCGCAGCCATCCTGCTTGGCTTTCTGGTGTGCTCGATGGGCCTGCAAAAGGGCGTTGAGCGCATCACGAAAGTCATGATGGTGTGCTTGCTCGCCATCATGCTGGTGCTGGTCGTGCGAGCCGTTACGTTGCCGGGCGGCGTCGAAGGTCTGGCGTTTTACCTGATACCCGACTTCGGGAAGCTGTTCGCGGGCACCACGTCGGCCGAGCAGTGGGCGACGTTCGGCGATGCGGTGTTTGCGGCGATGGGCCAGGCGTTTTTTACGCTGTCGTTGGGCATTTCCGCTATGGAGATCTTCGGCAGCTACATCGGCAAGGAACGCTCGCTTACGGGCGAGGCTGTCCGCATCTGCGGGCTTGACACGGCGGTGGCCATCGTGGCGGGGCTTATCATCTTCCCGGCGTGCTTCGCCTTTGCGGTTGAGCCAGACAGCGGTCCGGGCCTGGTGTTCATTACGCTACCGAGCGTGTTCAGCCAAATGCCGCTGGGACAATTATGGGGCAGCCTGTTCTTCGTGTTCATGAGCTTCGCGGCCATGTCGACCATCATCGGCGTGTTCGAGAACCTGATCAGCTGGTCGATAGACAAGTGGGGCTGGTCGCGCAAGCAGGCCGTCGTGCGCACGGCAGTGCTGGTGACCGTGCTCAGCCTGCCGTGCGCCCTTGGGTTCAACGTGCTTTCCGGCGTGAGCGTGCCGGGCATCGGCGACATTCAAAGCATTGAGGATTTTGTCGTGTCGAACAATTTGCTGCCGCTCGGCAGTCTGCTGTACGTGGTCTTTTGCACGACGCGCGGCGGTTGGGGCTGGAAGAATTTTCTGGCCGAAGCCGACGAGGGCGTGGGCATGAAGTTTCCTGCTTGGGCGCGCGGATGGGTGAAGTTCGGCGTGCCGACGCTCATCGCCGTCATCTTCGTCATGGGGTGGATTCCGCTCATCGGCACGTGGGTTGGCGCATAA
- a CDS encoding RNA polymerase sigma factor, with the protein MLPRKRQADANSLEAAIDRFGDTVLRLAMSRLRNKADAEDVFQNVFLALHRSAPDFASAEHQKAWLLRTTCNACNDLARHRSRRMAAPLEGIDVADAAAPDESTEAFDAALAALTEAQRTAVHLYYYEGYSAAEIGRITDENPTTVRSHLMRARKAMRLSLERSDTAPHSPSSALTRKAADL; encoded by the coding sequence ATGTTACCTCGAAAACGACAGGCAGACGCGAACAGCCTGGAAGCCGCCATCGACCGGTTCGGCGACACGGTGCTGCGGCTGGCGATGTCGCGGCTGCGCAACAAAGCCGACGCCGAAGACGTGTTCCAGAACGTGTTTTTGGCGCTTCACCGCAGCGCCCCCGATTTCGCAAGCGCCGAGCACCAGAAAGCATGGCTGCTGCGAACCACGTGCAATGCCTGCAATGACCTGGCCCGACATCGTTCAAGACGAATGGCGGCACCGCTTGAGGGCATCGACGTCGCCGATGCCGCCGCGCCCGACGAGTCGACCGAAGCTTTCGACGCCGCCCTGGCCGCGCTGACCGAAGCGCAGCGGACGGCGGTGCATCTGTATTACTACGAGGGATACTCGGCGGCGGAAATCGGACGCATCACCGACGAAAACCCCACGACGGTGCGCTCGCACCTGATGCGGGCCCGCAAGGCGATGCGCCTATCGCTCGAGCGAAGCGACACTGCGCCCCACTCCCCCTCATCGGCACTCACGAGAAAGGCAGCAGACCTATGA
- a CDS encoding homocysteine S-methyltransferase family protein — MASKPTLHPRRVRVKDDYLARVLAGEAYLVFDGGMGSLLQQAGLVGPSELSDLLNVTRPDAIEALQRRYVEAGSQVIATNTFNTNRLKLNGQASVADVYAAAAEVVRRAGARYVAGDVGPTGALLEPMGTMPFDEAYDVFAEQARAAQAAGCDLIVIETMTDLREMKAAVLAAVEQTDLPVFATMTFGEDGRTFLGTTPAVAAATLAGLGVSALGVNCSLGPDALAPFVREMAAVCACPLIAQPNAGLPHIVDGQTVFDVSPEAFAQAMTDIMDAGATVVGGCCGTTPDHLALLAHAVGKRPAPVPRDPAALPFVVASAQEAVVLPAGAHAVAVIGERINPTGKKRLAQALREGDADYIVGEAVAQVHAGADILDVNVGLPDIDEAATMAQMVQALQATVTAPLQIDSGDAAAVEAAVRSYAGKPLVNSVNGKRESLDAMLPLVQRYGCAVVGLTLDEDGIPPTAEGRFAIAERIVAEAESRGIPRSNVVIDCLVMAAATNQAEAMELLRAVQLVKERLGVRTVLGVSNVSFGLPQRSLVNATFLAAAFGAGLDLPILNPQSRRYMDAVAAFRVLNGQDVGAARFVEAYAQAVDPYAAGKDAAGASCAGAQNGAAAAGEAAGAAVGSAGAEAGVAGLIALPDELASDAAVVNALVEGVLCGRSKTVADFTAELLERHPGLVLVNHVFIPALDLVGEKYDSGAFFLPQLMAAAEAVKAGFDLVRGAAAADEGAAAAESDSAAVPASGPDSAAVSASGSSGSSGPEGTHLEPSTIQELSARPSCDRSIIVATVEGDIHDIGKNIAKMLLENYGFPVIDLGRDVAPEAVLQAARESGARLIGLSALMTTTVKAMERTVALVHEELPGVAVMVAGAVVTPEYASSINADFYAKDAAESARIAQSFFGQTPA; from the coding sequence ATGGCGTCGAAACCGACCCTCCATCCTCGGCGCGTTCGCGTCAAGGACGATTACTTGGCTCGCGTGTTGGCGGGCGAGGCGTATCTGGTGTTCGACGGCGGGATGGGCTCGCTGCTGCAGCAGGCGGGGCTTGTGGGCCCGTCTGAGCTGTCGGACCTGCTGAACGTCACGCGCCCGGACGCCATCGAGGCGCTGCAGCGGCGCTATGTGGAGGCGGGGAGCCAGGTCATTGCCACGAACACGTTCAACACGAACCGCCTGAAACTGAACGGCCAGGCCAGCGTGGCGGACGTGTATGCGGCTGCGGCCGAGGTCGTGCGGCGGGCCGGCGCGCGCTACGTGGCGGGCGACGTGGGGCCGACGGGTGCCCTGCTCGAGCCGATGGGCACGATGCCGTTCGACGAGGCGTACGACGTTTTCGCCGAGCAGGCGCGTGCGGCCCAGGCGGCCGGGTGCGATCTTATCGTGATAGAAACCATGACTGACCTGCGGGAAATGAAGGCGGCCGTGCTGGCGGCGGTCGAGCAGACCGATCTCCCGGTGTTTGCCACCATGACGTTCGGCGAAGACGGGCGCACCTTCCTGGGCACGACGCCCGCGGTCGCGGCGGCTACGTTGGCGGGCTTGGGCGTGTCGGCGCTGGGCGTGAACTGCTCGCTGGGGCCCGATGCGCTGGCACCGTTCGTGCGCGAAATGGCCGCCGTGTGCGCATGCCCCCTCATTGCCCAGCCGAACGCGGGGCTGCCGCACATCGTGGACGGCCAGACGGTCTTCGACGTGAGCCCGGAAGCGTTTGCCCAGGCCATGACCGATATTATGGACGCTGGCGCCACGGTGGTCGGCGGTTGTTGCGGCACGACGCCCGACCATCTGGCGCTGCTGGCCCATGCGGTGGGCAAGCGCCCGGCTCCCGTGCCGCGCGACCCGGCGGCGCTGCCCTTCGTGGTGGCAAGCGCGCAAGAGGCGGTCGTGCTGCCGGCGGGCGCGCACGCGGTGGCCGTCATCGGCGAGCGCATCAATCCGACGGGCAAGAAACGCCTGGCCCAGGCGCTGCGCGAGGGCGATGCGGACTACATCGTCGGCGAGGCGGTGGCGCAGGTGCACGCCGGCGCCGACATCCTGGACGTGAACGTGGGCCTGCCTGACATCGACGAGGCGGCCACGATGGCGCAGATGGTGCAGGCGCTGCAGGCGACGGTGACCGCGCCGTTGCAGATCGATTCGGGCGATGCGGCGGCCGTCGAGGCGGCGGTGCGCTCGTATGCGGGAAAACCGCTGGTCAACTCGGTGAACGGAAAACGGGAAAGCCTGGACGCCATGCTGCCCCTCGTGCAGCGTTACGGGTGCGCGGTCGTGGGGCTGACGCTTGACGAAGACGGCATCCCTCCGACGGCCGAGGGGCGCTTCGCCATTGCCGAGCGCATTGTGGCCGAGGCCGAGAGTCGCGGCATTCCGCGGTCGAACGTGGTCATCGACTGCTTGGTCATGGCTGCGGCGACCAACCAGGCCGAGGCGATGGAACTGCTTCGCGCGGTGCAGCTGGTGAAAGAACGGCTTGGCGTGCGCACGGTGCTCGGCGTGTCGAACGTGAGCTTCGGCCTGCCGCAGAGGTCGCTGGTGAACGCGACGTTTTTGGCGGCAGCGTTCGGGGCGGGGCTCGACCTGCCCATTTTGAACCCGCAATCGCGGCGCTACATGGACGCGGTGGCGGCGTTTCGCGTGCTGAACGGGCAGGACGTCGGCGCGGCGCGGTTTGTGGAGGCGTACGCGCAGGCGGTCGACCCGTACGCGGCGGGAAAGGACGCGGCCGGCGCAAGTTGTGCAGGTGCACAAAACGGCGCGGCGGCAGCTGGCGAGGCGGCGGGCGCAGCAGTTGGAAGCGCCGGGGCCGAAGCCGGGGTCGCTGGCCTCATTGCACTGCCAGACGAGCTTGCGTCTGATGCCGCTGTGGTGAATGCCCTGGTCGAGGGCGTGTTGTGCGGCCGCTCAAAAACGGTGGCCGACTTCACGGCCGAGCTGCTGGAGCGCCACCCCGGCCTGGTGCTCGTGAACCACGTGTTCATCCCGGCGCTTGATCTGGTGGGCGAAAAGTACGACAGCGGTGCCTTCTTCCTGCCGCAGCTCATGGCCGCCGCAGAAGCGGTGAAGGCCGGCTTCGACCTGGTGCGCGGCGCGGCTGCGGCCGACGAGGGGGCTGCAGCGGCCGAGTCGGATTCCGCTGCGGTGCCAGCTTCTGGGCCGGATTCCGCTGCGGTGTCCGCTTCTGGTTCTTCGGGCTCTTCTGGGCCTGAGGGGACTCATTTAGAACCAAGTACGATTCAAGAACTATCCGCTCGGCCCTCTTGCGACCGCTCGATCATCGTTGCCACGGTGGAGGGCGACATCCACGACATCGGCAAGAACATCGCCAAAATGCTGCTGGAAAACTACGGCTTTCCCGTCATCGACCTCGGCCGCGACGTGGCGCCGGAAGCCGTGCTTCAGGCCGCCCGCGAAAGCGGGGCTCGTCTTATCGGCCTGTCTGCCCTGATGACGACCACGGTGAAAGCGATGGAGCGTACGGTCGCGCTCGTGCATGAAGAACTGCCCGGCGTGGCCGTCATGGTGGCCGGTGCCGTCGTCACGCCCGAATACGCCTCGTCCATCAACGCCGACTTTTACGCCAAGGACGCCGCCGAATCCGCCCGCATTGCGCAGTCGTTCTTCGGACAAACACCCGCTTGA